A window of Patescibacteria group bacterium contains these coding sequences:
- the recG gene encoding ATP-dependent DNA helicase RecG: protein MTLDDTIEKHFNRLGHTHKQALKKLNLVTIGDLLFHYPSRYESISDTKPIADLKKGDTAVLYGKIHSLKTKKAFRKKTPIAEGFIEDSTGKIKVIWFHQPYIAKMIENGSHVKLAGKVTGSETSLYLANPEIAVVSEIPLDTGDSLFKNNGDKQNKQMFYPVYPESRGITSRWFYHAIVKMFTNGILDSIEDFVPPAILKKYNLPTLKTALVWIHTPKKTADCMSARKRFAFEEVFFIQLAKQKERHEYEKKSSFKINVDRKKLENFTDRFPFKMTNAQQRAVDEILNDFKTPLPMSRLLEGDVGSGKTAVAASTVYSVTTTNPMGQDFGNLQTAYMVPTEILAKQHFESFISYFSHMPINIGLITSSGCKKFPSKVDPGGATDISRSQLLKWVENGEIPILIGTHALIQKSVKFENLAYVIIDEQHRFGTAQRQKLARKDNISPHLLSMTATPIPRTLALTIYGDLDLTLLDEMPPGRKPVITETVLQAGREKIYEKIRNELKSGRQMYVICPRIDEPDPKKELALNVKSVKEEAKRLKKDVFQEYEIEILHSKIKPKEKDEIMERFLKKEINILVATSVVEVGVNVPNATVIIIEGAERFGLAQLHQLRGRVLRSTHQSYCFVFADTKGSKTIERLKALQGAKNGFELAEFDLSNRGSGELYGRKQSGLSDIAMEAMKNIKMVEAARSEAQKLVAEDPDFKKHPQLQQEIKKREHSLHLE, encoded by the coding sequence ATGACATTGGACGATACTATAGAAAAGCATTTTAACCGGCTTGGACACACGCACAAACAAGCACTTAAAAAACTCAATCTAGTAACTATTGGAGATCTTCTCTTTCACTATCCGTCTCGATACGAAAGTATTTCAGACACTAAACCAATAGCAGATTTGAAAAAAGGAGATACTGCTGTCCTGTATGGCAAAATACACTCGCTTAAAACCAAAAAAGCATTTAGAAAAAAGACTCCAATAGCCGAGGGTTTTATAGAAGACAGCACGGGAAAAATAAAAGTCATCTGGTTCCATCAGCCATACATTGCAAAGATGATTGAAAATGGCTCTCATGTAAAACTTGCCGGGAAAGTGACTGGAAGTGAAACAAGCCTGTATTTAGCAAATCCAGAAATTGCAGTAGTATCTGAAATTCCTTTAGACACCGGGGATTCTTTGTTTAAAAATAATGGGGATAAACAAAACAAACAAATGTTCTACCCTGTATATCCAGAAAGCAGAGGTATTACCTCAAGGTGGTTCTACCATGCAATAGTAAAGATGTTCACAAACGGTATACTCGATAGCATTGAAGACTTTGTTCCGCCTGCAATTTTAAAAAAATATAATTTACCGACACTCAAAACTGCACTCGTGTGGATTCATACGCCCAAAAAAACAGCGGACTGCATGTCAGCACGAAAACGGTTTGCATTTGAAGAAGTATTTTTTATCCAACTTGCAAAACAAAAGGAGCGGCATGAGTATGAGAAAAAATCTTCCTTTAAAATAAATGTAGATAGAAAAAAACTCGAAAACTTCACCGATAGATTCCCTTTCAAGATGACAAATGCTCAACAGAGAGCTGTCGATGAAATTCTGAATGATTTTAAGACACCCCTACCTATGTCTCGACTCTTAGAGGGCGATGTTGGCTCCGGTAAAACCGCAGTCGCCGCTTCCACAGTGTACTCGGTAACAACAACCAACCCCATGGGACAAGATTTCGGAAATCTCCAAACTGCATATATGGTGCCAACTGAAATTCTTGCAAAACAACATTTTGAATCATTTATATCGTATTTTTCCCACATGCCTATAAACATAGGGCTCATTACATCAAGCGGATGCAAGAAATTTCCATCTAAAGTAGACCCAGGTGGTGCTACAGACATCTCACGCTCACAACTTCTCAAGTGGGTAGAAAACGGCGAGATTCCAATCCTGATTGGCACCCATGCACTTATACAAAAATCGGTGAAATTCGAAAATCTCGCATATGTCATTATTGATGAACAGCACCGCTTCGGCACCGCGCAACGACAAAAACTTGCGAGAAAAGACAACATATCCCCTCACCTTCTATCTATGACTGCCACTCCGATACCACGAACACTCGCACTCACCATATACGGTGACCTTGACTTGACTCTGCTTGATGAAATGCCTCCCGGAAGAAAACCAGTTATCACTGAGACTGTGCTACAAGCTGGACGGGAGAAAATATATGAAAAAATCAGAAACGAATTAAAAAGTGGCAGACAAATGTATGTTATCTGTCCACGCATTGATGAGCCGGATCCAAAAAAGGAACTTGCCCTTAATGTAAAATCAGTAAAAGAAGAAGCAAAGCGGTTAAAGAAAGATGTTTTCCAAGAATATGAGATTGAAATCCTCCACAGTAAAATAAAGCCAAAAGAAAAAGATGAAATAATGGAGCGTTTTTTGAAAAAAGAAATTAATATACTGGTTGCAACATCGGTCGTTGAGGTCGGGGTCAATGTGCCTAATGCTACGGTTATTATTATAGAAGGAGCGGAGCGATTTGGTCTCGCACAGCTTCACCAGCTACGCGGACGTGTTCTGCGCAGTACTCACCAGTCTTACTGCTTTGTATTCGCAGACACCAAGGGCTCAAAAACGATAGAGCGACTCAAAGCACTTCAGGGTGCAAAAAATGGTTTTGAATTAGCTGAGTTTGACCTTTCAAATCGCGGCTCGGGAGAACTCTACGGCAGAAAACAATCAGGACTTTCCGACATAGCAATGGA